Below is a window of Brassica napus cultivar Da-Ae chromosome A5, Da-Ae, whole genome shotgun sequence DNA.
ACCCTTTCCAGTTCGAAACGATTATAGTCTGCACATGGAGCAGAGAAGACATCAACACGATAACTTTCAAAATCGATACAAAAGCAATAGAGAGAGTTGCGGGAACTGACTTTGCATTTCTCCGCTAGTGTAGAGAGATTCGCCTTGCTTCCTTTCATTTTGCGCTCACCAACTGTTCGACGGAATACCTCTTTGATCGCCCTTGAAATGACTTGGCGGTTTTGTTAGAACAGCTCCATGGGCTTATAGATTTTATGGCCCATACATTTAGGCCCAAAACTATGGAACAAGCTAATAACCATGACGCGCTGACATAGCGCGTTGAGGTTACGTTCGACCGAGGGGATATTCAGCATTCCCTTATAGTATTCGTTTGACGAAAAAAAAGAAGTCAGCATCATCATAATTGTCCACTGActgtaatctctctctctcttcccgtgtgtcaattttttttcatgtcAACTGCTTAACTAGTGCCTAGtggttgtttttattttgattattataagtttatttataatctttagaaatgttaaaatatttgttcTATAAACTTTACCCTTACAATCGGCGTAAATATTTGGTATACAAGAAATGTAAAACATAATATCTAATacaaaatctacttaaaaagcATATATATACTAACATCTCTCACaaattacaataaattttattcatgAAAAGATGCTTATATGGACCAACCGTAACTAGTTTATGCTTCTATTAATAGGTGTGTttcttcattattttataatggGCTACCAATTTACCAAATCAAGAATCTCTATCGTCATGCCTAATATTTGGATGTTTCTGGTATTTAATTGGAGTTTTAATTTGCATACATCATCGGGATTTCTTCTCGTAAGTTCATTTTGTACGTACTCGACGACTgtggaaaatataataaaacattttcttaattAAGTAAGCCAATATATACATCATAGTTATTATACATATCCGGTATTTGAGgcttgtattattatttttatgttaatatctttttgtacatttttttcatataatgtTTTGGAGTTCTGTCGACTCAGCTAACGAAATTTGAGACCActtgtcttttttttccttatttgTCGTAATCAAACCCAAAAAGAAGTGGGTGCCAATTTTCACGAACCAAATCAAAGTAAAATTGAAACCTCTTTAACACTGCGTATAAATTTCAGTTCACATCATTCATCCTTGTGTAAATGGCTTGATTCTCACTACATTTTGAAAGTAACTCTCAGCACTAAATTTTATCTTATGCGAATATTTCATTTATCATTTGGTATATCTACATCCATTAAAAGAGACTATAGTATTTTTGTAAACTATATACTTCGTTCATGTCGATCGAATGGACCTAACTAAGAGGATTCGTTTCGTAATCATATAACCACGATAGCGATTTTAACCTGCCATTTTAATACTTCTCTAGTCCAGCGTGTGAACCTGCAAGTTacgtatttttgtttttatgttaatatagtTTATTATGAGTATTATTTTATGGTCGGTTGTTTGTTTCAAAGGCCGGTCTTGGACTCTGTTTCTTTCGTCTTCCCTCTAATAGTCTCTTTTACCTATTCTATTtgatttcttcttccttcttccgTTCGCTCACTCAGATCTCTCTATCATCTTAAATAATATATCTTTCTttattcaaagtttcaaaccaCTACAAAAGAACAGAAAGCCCACATGAAGTCTTATTTATTTCTCATCGTTTTCACAATATTATCATCACACGGAAACAaatagaaacattttttttttgagaattgaaaaaaaatgtattatcgGCAGAAACGGAGTCCCATGAATAGCTCTGCCTTTTTCTTCATCGTTATCTCCACCGTCTGCTTTTCCTCCGGAGGCGTCTCTGCTCTGGGAGTAAATTGGGGAACAATGGCGAGTCATCAGCTGCCACCAAAGACGGTGGTTAGGATGCTTACAGACAACAACATAAAGAAAGTGAAGCTGTTCGATGCCGACACTGACACGATGGGAGCTCTCGCCGGCTCAGGCGTCGAAGTAATGGTGGCCATCCCAAATGATCTGCTCCAAACCATGGGAACCTATCAAAGAGCTAAGGATTGGGTCCAACGAAACGTCTCTAGGTTCAACTTCAACGACGGCGTTAAGATCAAGTAAGTTTTCTTCATTTGAAATTTCTTCTGTTATGCGTAGTTTCGAAGTTTAACGTTTAAccaaaaaaagtaaaatgatGAAAAAGACAAGAAATGTTGACAATAATAATGGATTAGACAAACTGAGATGAGCTCCAATCCTTTACACGTTGGTTTTGAGTGTTGACTAGTTGgataatccaaaaaaatattattctctTCTACTTATCTGTAAAATACCATTATTGGTCGATTATTTATTAGTGAATTATTTGAaatgttttctattatattaGTTGCTAACCTGTTATGTAGTTGGTTGAGCACCACATCATTCATTTATCAATTTATGCATTGTTTAATAGATCTCTTTAAAGAACATAATATAGTATGCATGCTTATGCAAGTGAATTATTTGAGGTTGGTTTATGCATACATGAACCAATCATGTGTGTATATCCGATCCCTATTTCCCCTTTTTATCCAAATATGCATGGACCGTCATGGGCTCATGTGTGTAATGTATTTATTGCACATGATCAAAACTTTTTCTGGAAAATTTTCTGAATCTCTTTTTAATCCCTCTTTATTGCAAAAGATGCAAACACATGATACCATGTAAAAGATCACATGTACATTTCATCGTATCAACGTCAAATAGGGCACATaccataataattatttatatttaacacAAAATATCATGAATCAATGAAATAGGACTTAAAAAGCATTGTCATGGTAATTAACAAATTAGCATGCAACCATGTTTACGTTATAAAACTATTACTTTTTCTTCAATGTATGTTTTAGTTTGTAAGCTGAGAAATACTTGATGCATAATTTTGTTTGTGTGCAAAATTACGTATACGTACGCATAGTTACATTACATGTGTGGAACgaaaaacttttgtaaataatactacttaattttgtatatttttctaaatgCAGATATGTTGCCGTAGGGAACGAGCCGTTCTTGACATCATACAACGGATCATTCATAAACCTGACGTATCCAGCACTCGTCAACATCCAAACCGCTTTAAACGAAGCCGGAATCGGAGATTACATCAAAGCCACCGTTCCCTTAAACGCCGACGTTTACAACTCTCCCCCGGACAACCAAGTCCCATCCGCAGGAAGATTCCGTTCCGACATCCTCCAAGAAATGACAGACATCGTCAACTTCCTCGCACAGAACAAAGCTCCTTTCACCGTCAACATCTACCCTTTCTTGAGTCTCTACTTAAGCAGCGACTTCCCTTTCGAGTACGCATTCTTCGACGGCCAAAACACCGTTAACGATAACGGCGTTATCTACACGAACGTCTTCGACGCTAGCTTCGACACTCTTTTAGCGTCTTTAAACGCGTTGAATCACGGCGATATGGAAGTGATCGTTGGAGAAGTCGGTTGGCCTACGGATGGTGACAAGAACGCAAACGTTGCAAACGCGGAACGGTTTTATTCCGGTTTGCTTCCCCGGTTAGCTAATAACATAGGTACTCCTATGCGTAAAGGTTATATCGAGGTTTATCTTTTTGGATTTATCGATGAAGATGCTAAGAGCGTTGCACCGGGAAACTTCGAGCGTCACTGGGGGATATTTAAGTTCGATGGACAACCGAAATTCCCGGTTGATTTACAAGGACAAGGTCAGAAAAAGTTCTTGACCGGAGCTCAAAACGTTCAGTACTTGCTAAACCAGTGGTGCATGTTTAATCCGAACGGTCGTGGTAATATCAGTAAGCTTGGTGATAACATAAACTACGCGTGTTCGCTCTCTGATTGTACTGCTTTGGGTTACGGATCTTCTTGTGGGAATCTTGATGCTAATGGGAACGCTTCTTACGcgtttaatatatatgtattttcaaGTGCAAAACCAAGAAGCTCAAGCGTGTGATTTCGAAGGGCTTGCAACGATTACAACGCAGAATATTTCTCAAGGACAATGCGTTTTTCCTATTCAGATTGGAAAGCCATCGTCTGGACATTATGATTATAGCTATAGTTCCATTGTTAGGTTTGGTTTGGTGATTAGTGGCTTGATGTTTCTTCTTATTACATAAAGAGATTtacatatgtttttattttgttgtataTGACTGATTCTTTGTTCATCAAtcatttgatattttgttccattggataaaatacaaaaaagaaTGTTACAAAAAcggataaaaaaataagaatgcGCTGTTTTTTTGTGTCTCCACCCGTGGGCTGTAGGTACCTCCATCCACCAGGGGTAAGGGCGGTTTAACccttttaagttaaaaaaaactgataaaaatacaaaataatacacTGTTTTTGTTTGACTTTTGGCTAACAAACTAACTTTGACATTCGTTAGTCTTTTTAAAATCAAGGATTAGAGAGTTAACCTTGCATGATTAGCTACAATAAGATCCCTTTCCATGAGTTGACCAAATAAATTCCTCTCCATTTCATTCTGCAAGTTGCACTTTGGAAACCTTTGTGTGATCTTTTATCCGCTCCTTAATTCATCTAAGTCTAATGGCTTCAACCTCTCTAAAAAAATACATTCTAGATAGAGTCCTCTTCACACTTTTTGGTACAATGCTATTCATGGCCTATAGTAATTTCAGGTTACGTCAATATTATTCAATAGCAGATCATTCTGCTTTCGCTTTAACCACTTCATCATTCCATCTCAACTGCACGTACGATGTCTTCCCAAGCTTCCACGGTGCAGATGTTCGAAGAGGCTTCCTCAGCCATCTTCTAAAAGAGTTCAAGAGAGAAGCAATCGACACATTTGTTGATAATAACATCGAGAGAGGGAAATCAATTGGTCCTAGATTCATAAAATCTATCAGAGGATCGAAAATCGCTATTGTCCTGCTCTCTAAAAACTATGCTTCCTCGACATGGTGTCTGAACGAATTGGCGGAGATCATGAGTTGTAGGAAAGATTTGGGTCTTATAGTGATGGTTATATTCTATGAAGTTGATCCGTCTGACGTTAAAAAGCTGACGGGGCATTTCGGAAGGGTCTTTAGGAAAACTTGTGCAGGAAAAATTAAGGATGACATAGTGAGATGGAGACAAGCTTTGGCTAAAGTGGCAACAATAGCTGGTTATCATTCAACAAACTggttagttatttttatttatcactTCTTTATATAATCGAATTCTTGATAATGTTGTTGCCACTTGTGGTAAGACGAATATTTATGCCATGATTGGTTTCTCTCatgtttttgatgaaatgtcaTGAACTTGCAACGAGTGTAGCCATTTTATTGCTTTTTAGGGATAATGAAGCGGCCATGATCGAACAAATAGCCAATGATATATCACATAAGCTGAATAAATTCGCTGGTCCATCAAGTGAAACTCCATGAGATGAGAGATCATATGGACATTGCTGAAATAACAAGGATTCTTCCCAAATGTAGTTACAATGGctacattgattttttttctttaatatttatttgtcaAGGATAATGTAATTTTCCTAGTCAGATTAGAAAACCATCTCCAGAGTACTATGAATACGATTATGTTTAATTGTTTGGTCGGGTCCTTGGTGTTTCTCATGTTACAACTTCCATCAATCATTCGAGAgggtaatttttttatgaaaatactaACCTTTCTTTCTTTACAAGATAGAGCCACCATTAGCAATAGTGACTTGTCCGTTAATCCATTCCCCAGCGTCACTGGCTAAGAATCCAACAATATTAGCAATGTCTTTGGTCTCACCAAGTCTACC
It encodes the following:
- the LOC125608713 gene encoding probable disease resistance protein RPP1, with the translated sequence MAYSNFRLRQYYSIADHSAFALTTSSFHLNCTYDVFPSFHGADVRRGFLSHLLKEFKREAIDTFVDNNIERGKSIGPRFIKSIRGSKIAIVLLSKNYASSTWCLNELAEIMSCRKDLGLIVMVIFYEVDPSDVKKLTGHFGRVFRKTCAGKIKDDIVRWRQALAKVATIAGYHSTNWDNEAAMIEQIANDISHKLNKFAGPSSETP